From Cervus canadensis isolate Bull #8, Minnesota chromosome 28, ASM1932006v1, whole genome shotgun sequence, one genomic window encodes:
- the LOC122429310 gene encoding steroid 21-hydroxylase isoform X2 — MVLAGLLLLLTLLAGAHLLWGRWKLRNLHLPPLVPGFLHLLQPNLPIHLLSLTQKLGPVYRLRLGLQDKLVSQRCQDISLGDYSLLWKAHKKLTRSALLLGIRSSMEPWVEQLTQEFCERMRVQAGAPVTIQKEFSLLTCSIICYLTFGDKEDTLVHAFHDCVQDLMKTWDHWSIQILDLVPFLRVRRRSPDTPGPRRKGGDGEQASLPAATPSYSLPQFFPNPGLWRLKQAIENRDHMVEKQLRRHKESMVAGQWRDMMDYMLQGVGRQRVEEGPGQLLEGHVHMSVVDLFIGGTETTASTLSWAVAFLLHHPEIQRRLQEELDRELGPGASCSRITYKDRARLPLLNATIAEVLRLRPVVPLALPHRTTRPSSIFGYDIPEGMVVIPNLQGAHLDETVWEQPHEFRPDRFLEPGANPSALAFGCGARVCLGESLARLELFVVLLRLLQAFTLLPPPVGALPSLQPDPYCGVNLKVQPFQVRLQPRGVEDGAWESASAQ; from the exons ATGGTCCTcgcagggctgctgctgctgctcacccTGCTAGCCGGCGCTCACCTGCTGTGGGGCCGGTGGAAGCTCAGAAacctccacctcccacctctgGTCCCCGGCTTCCTGCACCTGCTGCAGCCCAACCTCCCCATCCATCTGCTGAGCCTGACTCAGAAACTCGGGCCTGTCTACAGGCTTCGCCTTGGGCTGCAAG ACAAGCTGGTGTCTCAGCGCTGCCAGGACATCTCTCTGGGGGACTATTCTCTGCTCTGGAAGGCTCACAAGAAACTCACCCGCTCAGCCTTGCTGCTGGGTATCCGCAGCTCCATGGAGCCCTGGGTGGAGCAGCTGACCCAGGAGTTCTGCGAG CGCATGAGAGTCCAAGCTGGTGCCCCCGTGACCATCCAGAAGGAATTCTCTCTCCTCACCTGCAGCATCATCTGTTACCTCACTTTTGGAGATAAG GAGGACACCTTAGTACATGCCTTTCACGACTGTGTTCAGGACTTGATGAAGACCTGGGACCACTGGTCCATCCAGATTTTGGACCTGGTTCCTTTTCTCAGGGTGAGGAGGCGCAGCCCCGACACGCCTGGTCCTAGGAgaaagggtggggatggggaacagGCTTCCTTGCCAGCAGCTACACCTTCTTACTCTCTGCCCCAGTTCTTCCCCAACCCTGGGCTCTGGAGGCTGAAGCAGGCCATAGAGAACAGGGACCACATGGTGGAGAAGCAGCTGAGGCGCCACAAG gagaGCATGGTGGCTGGCCAGTGGAGGGATATGATGGACTACATGCTCCAGGGGGTAGGGAGGCAAAGAGTAGAAGAGGGCCCCGGACAGCTCCTGGAAGGACACGTGCACATGTCTGTGGTGGACCTTTTCATCGGGGGCACTGAAACCACGGCGAGCACCCTCTCCTGGGCTGTGGCGTTCCTGCTTCACCACCCTGAG ATTCAGCGCCGCCTTCAGGAGGAGTTGGATCGTGAGCTGGGCCCCGGAGCCTCGTGCTCCCGAATCACTTACAAGGACCGCGCTCGGTTGCCTCTGCTCAACGCCACCATCGCGGAGGTGCTGCGCCTGCGGCCGGTCGTGCCCCTGGCCTTGCCTCACCGCACCACGCGGCCTAGCAG CATCTTCGGCTACGACATCCCTGAGGGCATGGTCGTTATCCCCAACCTCCAAGGTGCCCACCTGGACGAGACCGTCTGGGAGCAGCCGCACGAGTTTCGGCCGG ACCGCTTCCTGGAGCCAGGCGCGAACCCCAGCGCGCTGGCGTTTGGCTGCGGGGCGCGCGTGTGCCTGGGCGAGTCGCTGGCGCGCCTGGAGCTCTTCGTGGTGCTCCTGCGACTGCTGCAGGCCTTCACGCTGCTGCCGCCGCCCGTGGGCGCCCTGCCGTCGCTGCAGCCGGATCCCTACTGCGGCGTCAACCTCAAGGTCCAGCCTTTCCAGGTGCGGCTGCAGCCCCGGGGGGTGGAGGACGGGGCCTGGGAGAGCGCCAGTGCCCAGTGA
- the LOC122429310 gene encoding steroid 21-hydroxylase isoform X4: MVLAGLLLLLTLLAGAHLLWGRWKLRNLHLPPLVPGFLHLLQPNLPIHLLSLTQKLGPVYRLRLGLQDKLVSQRCQDISLGDYSLLWKAHKKLTRSALLLGIRSSMEPWVEQLTQEFCERMRVQAGAPVTIQKEFSLLTCSIICYLTFGDKEDTLVHAFHDCVQDLMKTWDHWSIQILDLVPFLRFFPNPGLWRLKQAIENRDHMVEKQLRRHKESMVAGQWRDMMDYMLQGVGRQRVEEGPGQLLEGHVHMSVVDLFIGGTETTASTLSWAVAFLLHHPEIQRRLQEELDRELGPGASCSRITYKDRARLPLLNATIAEVLRLRPVVPLALPHRTTRPSSIFGYDIPEGMVVIPNLQGAHLDETVWEQPHEFRPDRFLEPGANPSALAFGCGARVCLGESLARLELFVVLLRLLQAFTLLPPPVGALPSLQPDPYCGVNLKVQPFQVRLQPRGVEDGAWESASAQ; this comes from the exons ATGGTCCTcgcagggctgctgctgctgctcacccTGCTAGCCGGCGCTCACCTGCTGTGGGGCCGGTGGAAGCTCAGAAacctccacctcccacctctgGTCCCCGGCTTCCTGCACCTGCTGCAGCCCAACCTCCCCATCCATCTGCTGAGCCTGACTCAGAAACTCGGGCCTGTCTACAGGCTTCGCCTTGGGCTGCAAG ACAAGCTGGTGTCTCAGCGCTGCCAGGACATCTCTCTGGGGGACTATTCTCTGCTCTGGAAGGCTCACAAGAAACTCACCCGCTCAGCCTTGCTGCTGGGTATCCGCAGCTCCATGGAGCCCTGGGTGGAGCAGCTGACCCAGGAGTTCTGCGAG CGCATGAGAGTCCAAGCTGGTGCCCCCGTGACCATCCAGAAGGAATTCTCTCTCCTCACCTGCAGCATCATCTGTTACCTCACTTTTGGAGATAAG GAGGACACCTTAGTACATGCCTTTCACGACTGTGTTCAGGACTTGATGAAGACCTGGGACCACTGGTCCATCCAGATTTTGGACCTGGTTCCTTTTCTCAGG TTCTTCCCCAACCCTGGGCTCTGGAGGCTGAAGCAGGCCATAGAGAACAGGGACCACATGGTGGAGAAGCAGCTGAGGCGCCACAAG gagaGCATGGTGGCTGGCCAGTGGAGGGATATGATGGACTACATGCTCCAGGGGGTAGGGAGGCAAAGAGTAGAAGAGGGCCCCGGACAGCTCCTGGAAGGACACGTGCACATGTCTGTGGTGGACCTTTTCATCGGGGGCACTGAAACCACGGCGAGCACCCTCTCCTGGGCTGTGGCGTTCCTGCTTCACCACCCTGAG ATTCAGCGCCGCCTTCAGGAGGAGTTGGATCGTGAGCTGGGCCCCGGAGCCTCGTGCTCCCGAATCACTTACAAGGACCGCGCTCGGTTGCCTCTGCTCAACGCCACCATCGCGGAGGTGCTGCGCCTGCGGCCGGTCGTGCCCCTGGCCTTGCCTCACCGCACCACGCGGCCTAGCAG CATCTTCGGCTACGACATCCCTGAGGGCATGGTCGTTATCCCCAACCTCCAAGGTGCCCACCTGGACGAGACCGTCTGGGAGCAGCCGCACGAGTTTCGGCCGG ACCGCTTCCTGGAGCCAGGCGCGAACCCCAGCGCGCTGGCGTTTGGCTGCGGGGCGCGCGTGTGCCTGGGCGAGTCGCTGGCGCGCCTGGAGCTCTTCGTGGTGCTCCTGCGACTGCTGCAGGCCTTCACGCTGCTGCCGCCGCCCGTGGGCGCCCTGCCGTCGCTGCAGCCGGATCCCTACTGCGGCGTCAACCTCAAGGTCCAGCCTTTCCAGGTGCGGCTGCAGCCCCGGGGGGTGGAGGACGGGGCCTGGGAGAGCGCCAGTGCCCAGTGA
- the LOC122429310 gene encoding steroid 21-hydroxylase isoform X3, which yields MVLAGLLLLLTLLAGAHLLWGRWKLRNLHLPPLVPGFLHLLQPNLPIHLLSLTQKLGPVYRLRLGLQEVVVLNSKRTIEEAMIRKWVDFAGRPQIPSYKLVSQRCQDISLGDYSLLWKAHKKLTRSALLLGIRSSMEPWVEQLTQEFCERMRVQAGAPVTIQKEFSLLTCSIICYLTFGDKEDTLVHAFHDCVQDLMKTWDHWSIQILDLVPFLRFFPNPGLWRLKQAIENRDHMVEKQLRRHKESMVAGQWRDMMDYMLQGVGRQRVEEGPGQLLEGHVHMSVVDLFIGGTETTASTLSWAVAFLLHHPEIQRRLQEELDRELGPGASCSRITYKDRARLPLLNATIAEVLRLRPVVPLALPHRTTRPSSIFGYDIPEGMVVIPNLQGAHLDETVWEQPHEFRPDRFLEPGANPSALAFGCGARVCLGESLARLELFVVLLRLLQAFTLLPPPVGALPSLQPDPYCGVNLKVQPFQVRLQPRGVEDGAWESASAQ from the exons ATGGTCCTcgcagggctgctgctgctgctcacccTGCTAGCCGGCGCTCACCTGCTGTGGGGCCGGTGGAAGCTCAGAAacctccacctcccacctctgGTCCCCGGCTTCCTGCACCTGCTGCAGCCCAACCTCCCCATCCATCTGCTGAGCCTGACTCAGAAACTCGGGCCTGTCTACAGGCTTCGCCTTGGGCTGCAAG AGGTGGTGGTGCTGAACTCCAAGAGGACCATCGAGGAGGCTATGATCAGGAAGTGGGTGGATTTTGCCGGCAGACCCCAGATACCATCCT ACAAGCTGGTGTCTCAGCGCTGCCAGGACATCTCTCTGGGGGACTATTCTCTGCTCTGGAAGGCTCACAAGAAACTCACCCGCTCAGCCTTGCTGCTGGGTATCCGCAGCTCCATGGAGCCCTGGGTGGAGCAGCTGACCCAGGAGTTCTGCGAG CGCATGAGAGTCCAAGCTGGTGCCCCCGTGACCATCCAGAAGGAATTCTCTCTCCTCACCTGCAGCATCATCTGTTACCTCACTTTTGGAGATAAG GAGGACACCTTAGTACATGCCTTTCACGACTGTGTTCAGGACTTGATGAAGACCTGGGACCACTGGTCCATCCAGATTTTGGACCTGGTTCCTTTTCTCAGG TTCTTCCCCAACCCTGGGCTCTGGAGGCTGAAGCAGGCCATAGAGAACAGGGACCACATGGTGGAGAAGCAGCTGAGGCGCCACAAG gagaGCATGGTGGCTGGCCAGTGGAGGGATATGATGGACTACATGCTCCAGGGGGTAGGGAGGCAAAGAGTAGAAGAGGGCCCCGGACAGCTCCTGGAAGGACACGTGCACATGTCTGTGGTGGACCTTTTCATCGGGGGCACTGAAACCACGGCGAGCACCCTCTCCTGGGCTGTGGCGTTCCTGCTTCACCACCCTGAG ATTCAGCGCCGCCTTCAGGAGGAGTTGGATCGTGAGCTGGGCCCCGGAGCCTCGTGCTCCCGAATCACTTACAAGGACCGCGCTCGGTTGCCTCTGCTCAACGCCACCATCGCGGAGGTGCTGCGCCTGCGGCCGGTCGTGCCCCTGGCCTTGCCTCACCGCACCACGCGGCCTAGCAG CATCTTCGGCTACGACATCCCTGAGGGCATGGTCGTTATCCCCAACCTCCAAGGTGCCCACCTGGACGAGACCGTCTGGGAGCAGCCGCACGAGTTTCGGCCGG ACCGCTTCCTGGAGCCAGGCGCGAACCCCAGCGCGCTGGCGTTTGGCTGCGGGGCGCGCGTGTGCCTGGGCGAGTCGCTGGCGCGCCTGGAGCTCTTCGTGGTGCTCCTGCGACTGCTGCAGGCCTTCACGCTGCTGCCGCCGCCCGTGGGCGCCCTGCCGTCGCTGCAGCCGGATCCCTACTGCGGCGTCAACCTCAAGGTCCAGCCTTTCCAGGTGCGGCTGCAGCCCCGGGGGGTGGAGGACGGGGCCTGGGAGAGCGCCAGTGCCCAGTGA
- the LOC122429310 gene encoding steroid 21-hydroxylase isoform X1, with amino-acid sequence MVLAGLLLLLTLLAGAHLLWGRWKLRNLHLPPLVPGFLHLLQPNLPIHLLSLTQKLGPVYRLRLGLQEVVVLNSKRTIEEAMIRKWVDFAGRPQIPSYKLVSQRCQDISLGDYSLLWKAHKKLTRSALLLGIRSSMEPWVEQLTQEFCERMRVQAGAPVTIQKEFSLLTCSIICYLTFGDKEDTLVHAFHDCVQDLMKTWDHWSIQILDLVPFLRVRRRSPDTPGPRRKGGDGEQASLPAATPSYSLPQFFPNPGLWRLKQAIENRDHMVEKQLRRHKESMVAGQWRDMMDYMLQGVGRQRVEEGPGQLLEGHVHMSVVDLFIGGTETTASTLSWAVAFLLHHPEIQRRLQEELDRELGPGASCSRITYKDRARLPLLNATIAEVLRLRPVVPLALPHRTTRPSSIFGYDIPEGMVVIPNLQGAHLDETVWEQPHEFRPDRFLEPGANPSALAFGCGARVCLGESLARLELFVVLLRLLQAFTLLPPPVGALPSLQPDPYCGVNLKVQPFQVRLQPRGVEDGAWESASAQ; translated from the exons ATGGTCCTcgcagggctgctgctgctgctcacccTGCTAGCCGGCGCTCACCTGCTGTGGGGCCGGTGGAAGCTCAGAAacctccacctcccacctctgGTCCCCGGCTTCCTGCACCTGCTGCAGCCCAACCTCCCCATCCATCTGCTGAGCCTGACTCAGAAACTCGGGCCTGTCTACAGGCTTCGCCTTGGGCTGCAAG AGGTGGTGGTGCTGAACTCCAAGAGGACCATCGAGGAGGCTATGATCAGGAAGTGGGTGGATTTTGCCGGCAGACCCCAGATACCATCCT ACAAGCTGGTGTCTCAGCGCTGCCAGGACATCTCTCTGGGGGACTATTCTCTGCTCTGGAAGGCTCACAAGAAACTCACCCGCTCAGCCTTGCTGCTGGGTATCCGCAGCTCCATGGAGCCCTGGGTGGAGCAGCTGACCCAGGAGTTCTGCGAG CGCATGAGAGTCCAAGCTGGTGCCCCCGTGACCATCCAGAAGGAATTCTCTCTCCTCACCTGCAGCATCATCTGTTACCTCACTTTTGGAGATAAG GAGGACACCTTAGTACATGCCTTTCACGACTGTGTTCAGGACTTGATGAAGACCTGGGACCACTGGTCCATCCAGATTTTGGACCTGGTTCCTTTTCTCAGGGTGAGGAGGCGCAGCCCCGACACGCCTGGTCCTAGGAgaaagggtggggatggggaacagGCTTCCTTGCCAGCAGCTACACCTTCTTACTCTCTGCCCCAGTTCTTCCCCAACCCTGGGCTCTGGAGGCTGAAGCAGGCCATAGAGAACAGGGACCACATGGTGGAGAAGCAGCTGAGGCGCCACAAG gagaGCATGGTGGCTGGCCAGTGGAGGGATATGATGGACTACATGCTCCAGGGGGTAGGGAGGCAAAGAGTAGAAGAGGGCCCCGGACAGCTCCTGGAAGGACACGTGCACATGTCTGTGGTGGACCTTTTCATCGGGGGCACTGAAACCACGGCGAGCACCCTCTCCTGGGCTGTGGCGTTCCTGCTTCACCACCCTGAG ATTCAGCGCCGCCTTCAGGAGGAGTTGGATCGTGAGCTGGGCCCCGGAGCCTCGTGCTCCCGAATCACTTACAAGGACCGCGCTCGGTTGCCTCTGCTCAACGCCACCATCGCGGAGGTGCTGCGCCTGCGGCCGGTCGTGCCCCTGGCCTTGCCTCACCGCACCACGCGGCCTAGCAG CATCTTCGGCTACGACATCCCTGAGGGCATGGTCGTTATCCCCAACCTCCAAGGTGCCCACCTGGACGAGACCGTCTGGGAGCAGCCGCACGAGTTTCGGCCGG ACCGCTTCCTGGAGCCAGGCGCGAACCCCAGCGCGCTGGCGTTTGGCTGCGGGGCGCGCGTGTGCCTGGGCGAGTCGCTGGCGCGCCTGGAGCTCTTCGTGGTGCTCCTGCGACTGCTGCAGGCCTTCACGCTGCTGCCGCCGCCCGTGGGCGCCCTGCCGTCGCTGCAGCCGGATCCCTACTGCGGCGTCAACCTCAAGGTCCAGCCTTTCCAGGTGCGGCTGCAGCCCCGGGGGGTGGAGGACGGGGCCTGGGAGAGCGCCAGTGCCCAGTGA